From the Desulforegula conservatrix Mb1Pa genome, the window AGTATCAACATACCTGAAAAAAATACCATCGCCAGCCGCCATCATTGAGCTTTCTGAAACTAGAATATCAGTACCGTAGTTTTTATTCAGTCCTTCAAGTCTGGAGGCAAGATTCACTTCATCACCAATCACAGTATACTCGAATCTTTGATCGCTACCAAAATTGCCTACATTTAGATCGCCAGTATTTATTCCCATTCCGGCTGTGATAAGGGGAAAACCTGATTTCTTCCATTCTTCCCCCAGCGTATGCAAAGCTGATTGCATTCTTAATGCGCTTTTTATTGCGTTGGCAGCGTGGAATTTGTCCTCGTGAGGAGCATTCCATATGGCCATTATGGCGTCGCCAATGTATTTATCAACCATGCCGTTATGTTCCAAAATTATATTGCTCATCGCGGTAAGATATAGATTAAGAATCTTTGCCAGCCTGGATGAAGTCATATTTTCAGAAATGCCGGTAAAATTCCTTATGTCACTGAAAAAAACAGTGATATTCCTTTGCTCGCCCTGCAAGGAGAGGCTTTCAGGATGAAGCATAAGCTGATTTACAACCCCGGGCGAGACATACTGGGAAAAAGCCCTGAAAATGAATCTTTTTTCCCTGTCCTGAAAGAAATACTTGAAGAGCGTTATAGTAATAAACATCATAGAGATTACAAGCACAGGATAAACCATACCGACAAGTTTACGCTGCATAAAATATAAATAAAAATCACCGACCACCAAGATACTTACAGCGCCTATTCCCACAAGAGCGCTGGTAAAAGGCCCGGTATATGAAAGCAGAAAACCCATCAGAGATCCGCCGATGATTATGGTGAGATATGTCAGAGCAATTTCCGCAAGTCTGTCATAAATAAACGGATCTCCTTTAAGAATATTGTCAGCCACGTTTGCCTGTATCTCAACTCCTGGAACAGAACCTGAAAAAGGAGTTGATCTCAGATCATGAAGACCTGCGGCAGATGTGCCTACAAAAACAAATTTATTCTTAAGCCTGTAAAGCCCTTCGCCGTTTATTATGTCAACAGCTGAAAGAGTCGGAAATACTCTAGGCCTGCCCCTGTAGTTAATGGCTATCCTGCATTCATTGTCTGTCGGTATGAACCTCTCAGAAAGGGATATTCCAAGCACTGCGTTTCTGTAACTGGTTTTCTGGGTGGATGCATTTATTATTATTTCTGGCAGGTTGAGGCCTGTTCTTACTGTTTCAAGCGCAATGGATGGGTAGGGAACATTATTATAAGTAATGAAGAGCGGAACTCGATGAATCACGCCGCCAAGATCGGGAACAACATTGATGAACCCTTCGGTCCCGGCCTGGGACACATCAGAATTATTCAAAATCACTCCGCTTGCCTTGATAAGATTAATATCTTCAAAGCCAATGCCTCTCGGTAATATTCTGATAGAAGCAGAAGGGAAAGGCGCTTCTCCGGCAGGCTGACCGCCACTAAAGGTAAAAACATAACCAAGGCATGATGGCGCTTTGGATAGGGAGTCTCCAAATCTTGCATCAAAATTCAGTCTTGGATCAGACAGGATTTCTGGTTTAGTATTTTTGAAAACCCCTGGCATCCGCTCTTGCAGCGTATGATAATAAAAAGCCGGGGCCAATCTGTCATGTTCTGGAAAAACCATATCAAACCCCATGGAATACGCGCCTGCTTCGGTAATCTTTTCAACAAGCACTGCCATAAGATCCCTTGGCCAAGGCCATTGGCCAATTTTTTTCAGACTCTTTTCATCAATATCAACTATGACGACTTCACCTGATGGGGCCTCATCTCCACGAACCCTGAACATAGCGTCATAGATCTGCTTGTCCAGGGCAGCAAGAAACCAGTATTTCGTTCCGCCCATATAATAATAGTATGATGACGCCAGCAAAGAAAGCACCAGGCCAACAAGGAAGGGTGTTGGTTTTAGAAGTCGTTTTAATGTCTTCATTTATATAGTGCCTGAATATACTTCACATCGTCATAATTTGAACTCTTCTGTTAAATGGAAGGTCAAAGACCGCTTTTTGAAAAAAGCTTGGCAAAAACTTTTCGGTTATGGATTCTTTTGCTTAAAAAAAATATGTTAGCAACTCGTCATAAAAAACCATAAAAGTTTCGGGAAAGGTCTGGAAAACCCTTTTTCAAAAGGGTTTTCCAGTAATGATGCAACAACAGGCTTGCCATTCAAACGGCCTGACTCATTTCAAATGTTCAAGCTGTGACATTGATGAGTATATATTATGGCGCCCGTTTGATACCAGCTCCAAATACCCCCATTATGTTTCCATCCTGAAGTTTGGCACCGAATGAACCAGCTACGCTGTCAGCATTAGGCCCGTAAAATGCCCCATTAACATTCCCACCCTGACTATTGGTAATATTTGCGTGAAATGCTGTCCCTGCAATCCTTTCAGATTGAAATTTAAGCAAGATGCCCTTGTCAGCAAAATTTATGTCGCCTGCAAGCTGGGAAACGGCCGAAGGACTGAAATCCACCTGCATCCTGGATGTGCCCTCGAGATTACCAATCTGATGAACATCTGTTATTGTCCCTGGAGCAGCTGTCCATACGCCCATTGCCTTACCTTCATACAGCCCCTTGAAACCAGTCTGCCTTAAATCGTTCATCTTCGATTCAGGAGTCATTTCTCCGGCCACCCACATGGATCCAGGCTGATGCAGATGATATGGTGTTTTGACATCTCCGGTAGTTTCATCATAACTGAGTTCCCAATAACCCCAGGAAGTATAATCAGCCAGCTTTCTTTCAGCCAGATCAGTTACGAGATAATTACCGTTGGGTTTGAGGCCTAAAACCGTCCCATCAGGAGATTTAACGGAATTAGGACCGTCAATCATTGCCGCGAAATTCTCGTCATTAATATATGCTGACATATTGCTTCCGCCGATGCGGACATCAGACAGAGCTGCGCCTGAACCCTTAATGTCATTTGCTCTTAAAACACCGTCCAGCGTACCTTCGTCCCTGTTTACAGCA encodes:
- a CDS encoding CHASE2 domain-containing protein; translated protein: MKTLKRLLKPTPFLVGLVLSLLASSYYYYMGGTKYWFLAALDKQIYDAMFRVRGDEAPSGEVVIVDIDEKSLKKIGQWPWPRDLMAVLVEKITEAGAYSMGFDMVFPEHDRLAPAFYYHTLQERMPGVFKNTKPEILSDPRLNFDARFGDSLSKAPSCLGYVFTFSGGQPAGEAPFPSASIRILPRGIGFEDINLIKASGVILNNSDVSQAGTEGFINVVPDLGGVIHRVPLFITYNNVPYPSIALETVRTGLNLPEIIINASTQKTSYRNAVLGISLSERFIPTDNECRIAINYRGRPRVFPTLSAVDIINGEGLYRLKNKFVFVGTSAAGLHDLRSTPFSGSVPGVEIQANVADNILKGDPFIYDRLAEIALTYLTIIIGGSLMGFLLSYTGPFTSALVGIGAVSILVVGDFYLYFMQRKLVGMVYPVLVISMMFITITLFKYFFQDREKRFIFRAFSQYVSPGVVNQLMLHPESLSLQGEQRNITVFFSDIRNFTGISENMTSSRLAKILNLYLTAMSNIILEHNGMVDKYIGDAIMAIWNAPHEDKFHAANAIKSALRMQSALHTLGEEWKKSGFPLITAGMGINTGDLNVGNFGSDQRFEYTVIGDEVNLASRLEGLNKNYGTDILVSESSMMAAGDGIFFRYVDTVRVKGKEKSIRIFEPICEDTPSQDVVDEVAAFEAAVHFYRKMDFVEAGRIINELNAANPSRLYMVYLDRISGFISDPPPENWDGVHVFSEK